In Arcobacter sp. CECT 8983, a single window of DNA contains:
- a CDS encoding LysE family translocator: MDFSLYTHELIVLMTAMVIALLSPGPDFAMVFKQSITYGRRASIFTSIGIGLGISVHVIYCILGIGLIISKSIILFNIIKYLGAAYLIYLGIMSLKSKGFKIDKNNIKYDKNMSDFKSFMVGFLCNALNPKATLFFLSMFTVVISIDTPIFIQAIYGLLCMLLTTIYFIIASLFLTKDSVREFFNKFGVWFDRAVGAVLISLGIKIALSK, from the coding sequence ATGGATTTTTCTTTATATACACATGAGTTAATAGTTTTAATGACAGCAATGGTGATTGCATTATTATCTCCTGGACCAGATTTTGCAATGGTATTTAAACAAAGCATTACTTATGGTAGAAGAGCTTCTATTTTTACAAGTATTGGAATAGGTCTTGGAATTTCTGTGCATGTTATTTATTGTATTTTAGGAATTGGACTTATCATTTCAAAATCAATAATACTTTTTAATATCATAAAATATTTAGGTGCTGCATATTTAATCTATCTTGGAATAATGAGTTTAAAATCAAAAGGTTTTAAAATCGATAAAAATAATATAAAATATGATAAAAATATGAGTGATTTTAAATCTTTTATGGTAGGATTTTTATGTAACGCATTAAATCCAAAAGCAACACTATTTTTCTTATCAATGTTTACTGTTGTAATTAGTATTGATACACCGATTTTTATTCAAGCTATTTATGGGTTATTATGCATGTTATTAACGACAATATATTTTATAATAGCATCACTATTTTTAACAAAAGATAGTGTAAGAGAATTTTTTAATAAGTTTGGAGTTTGGTTTGATAGAGCTGTTGGAGCTGTTTTGATATCTCTAGGAATAAAAATTGCATTAAGTAAATAA
- a CDS encoding TetR/AcrR family transcriptional regulator, translated as MSSKDRLLKVTFDEIYENGYYATSVDKILKKAKMNKGSMYHFFKSKKELMLAVIDAHIFEYIDKKYGAILESESNYIDSMFKVFENKDSFNFTFGCRLNTLVQELSHQDKDFKVALEKVYTHFEDIIYNVLLKAKENNEINYEDIKELSVFVVATIEGALSTAKKSQDGKYFEVCIKQLKVFFDQIRN; from the coding sequence ATGAGTAGCAAAGACAGATTACTAAAAGTCACATTTGATGAAATATATGAAAATGGTTATTATGCAACTTCTGTTGATAAAATACTTAAAAAAGCAAAGATGAATAAAGGAAGTATGTATCACTTTTTTAAATCAAAAAAAGAGTTGATGTTAGCCGTTATAGATGCTCATATATTTGAATATATTGATAAAAAATATGGTGCAATTTTAGAGTCTGAAAGCAATTATATAGATTCTATGTTCAAAGTTTTTGAAAATAAAGACTCTTTTAATTTTACTTTTGGTTGTAGATTAAATACTTTAGTACAAGAACTTTCTCATCAAGACAAAGATTTTAAAGTTGCACTAGAAAAGGTATATACTCATTTTGAAGATATTATTTATAATGTGTTATTAAAAGCTAAAGAAAACAATGAAATAAACTATGAAGATATAAAAGAGCTTTCTGTATTTGTTGTAGCAACTATTGAAGGTGCCTTGTCAACTGCAAAGAAATCACAAGATGGTAAATATTTTGAGGTTTGTATAAAACAACTTAAAGTTTTTTTTGATCAAATTAGGAATTAA
- a CDS encoding AAA family ATPase — MELVYLWVESYKNIKKQGFNFSPRFDCKYDEEKNELTIDENKDYVNIFPENINITAIVGENGSGKSSLLKYIGQFSSLFLNKKFDIFITDPKTYIFIYYSKALKQFFILWSILDKVKVTNNTAFNIPCYILNSFKSDEYIKLLKEKKFDDITRLALEKRVNSNFNKECFSKNINELHEKLFILHYDFSFDRFTYYENDNSSILAVPNKEYDIYQHYNYDKTLVINHIISKNYIDDNKYFEPYKISIEPLGNTVNQFQYKNKLEIKDFILHLIYSTIFNLLKGRHIKINDTNKNIINNPKDLAEFISKHLKSIEKSFVRQDIKEIPLSYELEDLINYLKILNENDLNQIFQIDNTFANINVNTEYLNENNISLLTSLPSKFFKLKILSTNNVDYDDLSNGEKAILRIRFYIEKVIQKYKKKNYFILLDEADNELHPEWQKKLLNYLISIFKNRQEKFHFILTSHSPFIISDLAKENVIFLKNGREVDVEIDTFGANIHTLLSHGFFMKDGLMGEFAKEKINEVINFLNNNKSTIKSNEEAQNLINIIGEPVIKKQLQKMLDSKRLSKIDEIDLIKNQMKKLSDRLEEIENAED; from the coding sequence ATGGAATTGGTTTATTTGTGGGTTGAGAGTTATAAGAATATAAAGAAACAGGGGTTTAATTTTTCTCCTAGGTTTGATTGTAAGTATGATGAAGAAAAAAATGAATTAACTATTGATGAAAACAAAGATTATGTAAATATATTTCCTGAGAATATAAATATTACTGCTATTGTTGGTGAAAATGGAAGTGGAAAGAGTAGCCTTCTAAAATATATTGGACAATTCTCCTCTTTGTTTCTTAATAAAAAGTTTGATATTTTTATAACGGATCCAAAGACTTATATATTTATATATTACAGTAAAGCTCTAAAGCAGTTTTTTATATTATGGAGTATTTTAGATAAAGTAAAAGTAACAAATAATACTGCATTTAACATTCCATGTTATATATTGAATTCATTTAAATCAGATGAATACATAAAACTATTAAAAGAAAAAAAATTTGATGATATTACAAGGTTGGCTTTAGAAAAAAGAGTTAATAGTAATTTTAATAAGGAATGTTTCAGTAAAAATATAAATGAACTTCATGAAAAATTGTTTATATTACATTATGATTTTTCATTTGATAGATTTACATATTATGAAAATGATAATTCATCTATACTTGCTGTGCCAAATAAAGAATATGATATATATCAACATTATAATTATGATAAGACTTTAGTAATAAACCATATTATTTCTAAAAACTATATTGATGATAATAAATATTTTGAACCTTACAAAATTTCTATAGAACCGTTAGGAAATACTGTAAATCAGTTTCAATATAAGAATAAACTTGAAATTAAAGATTTTATATTACATTTAATATATAGCACAATTTTTAATTTATTAAAAGGTAGACATATTAAAATAAATGATACTAATAAAAATATAATAAATAATCCAAAAGATTTAGCAGAATTTATAAGTAAACATTTAAAATCAATTGAGAAATCATTTGTTAGACAAGATATAAAAGAGATACCTTTATCTTATGAACTTGAAGATTTAATAAATTACTTAAAAATATTAAATGAAAATGATTTGAATCAAATATTTCAAATTGATAACACTTTCGCTAATATTAATGTTAATACAGAATATTTAAATGAAAATAATATAAGTTTATTAACGTCTTTACCAAGTAAATTTTTTAAACTAAAAATATTATCTACTAATAATGTTGACTATGATGATCTAAGCAATGGTGAAAAAGCAATTTTACGAATTAGGTTTTATATTGAAAAAGTTATACAAAAGTACAAGAAAAAAAACTACTTTATACTTCTAGATGAAGCAGATAATGAATTGCATCCTGAATGGCAAAAGAAATTACTGAATTATTTAATAAGTATATTTAAAAATAGACAAGAAAAATTCCATTTTATATTAACTTCACATTCGCCATTTATCATTTCAGACCTAGCAAAAGAAAATGTGATATTTTTAAAAAATGGAAGAGAAGTAGATGTAGAAATAGATACTTTTGGCGCAAATATCCATACGTTACTTTCCCATGGTTTTTTTATGAAAGATGGTCTTATGGGAGAGTTTGCAAAAGAGAAGATAAATGAGGTCATTAATTTTTTAAATAATAATAAATCTACAATAAAAAGTAATGAAGAAGCTCAAAACTTGATAAATATAATTGGGGAACCTGTTATTAAAAAACAGTTACAAAAAATGTTAGATTCTAAACGATTAAGTAAAATAGATGAAATAGATTTGATAAAAAATCAGATGAAAAAATTAAGTGATAGATTAGAAGAAATAGAAAATGCAGAAGATTAA
- the thyA gene encoding thymidylate synthase, whose translation MKQYLDLLQHILDNGIKKEDRTGTGTTSVFGYQMRFDLSEGFPLVTTKKTHLKAIISELLWFIEGSTDERRLAEIHFGDKASNLIGKKTVWTANADAQGKDLGYTNTDTIKELGPVYGSQWRSWEGANGKKVDQLADVINQIKTNPDSRRIILNAWNVAEIENMALPPCHTFFQFYVAEGKLSCQLYQRSADVFLGVPFNIASYALLTMMIAQVCDLKVGDFVHTFGDAHIYSNHMEQVNLQLSRTPHKKPTMKINPDIKDINDFKMEDFELVDYVCDEPIKAQMAV comes from the coding sequence TTGAAACAATACTTAGACTTACTACAACATATTTTAGATAATGGTATTAAAAAAGAAGATAGAACAGGTACTGGAACTACTTCTGTTTTTGGTTATCAAATGAGATTTGATTTAAGTGAAGGTTTCCCTCTTGTAACTACAAAAAAGACTCATCTTAAAGCTATTATTTCAGAGCTTTTATGGTTTATAGAAGGAAGTACTGATGAAAGAAGACTTGCTGAAATCCATTTTGGAGATAAAGCTTCAAACCTAATTGGTAAAAAAACTGTATGGACTGCAAATGCAGATGCTCAAGGGAAAGATTTAGGTTATACGAATACAGATACTATAAAAGAGCTTGGTCCTGTATATGGAAGCCAATGGAGATCTTGGGAAGGTGCAAATGGAAAAAAAGTTGATCAATTAGCTGATGTAATAAATCAAATCAAAACTAATCCAGATAGTAGAAGAATTATTTTAAATGCTTGGAATGTAGCAGAGATAGAAAATATGGCATTACCTCCTTGTCATACTTTTTTCCAGTTTTATGTAGCAGAGGGAAAACTATCTTGTCAGTTATACCAAAGAAGTGCAGATGTATTTTTAGGAGTACCTTTTAATATCGCTTCTTATGCATTACTTACTATGATGATTGCACAAGTTTGTGATTTAAAAGTGGGGGATTTTGTACATACTTTTGGTGATGCACATATTTATTCAAATCATATGGAACAAGTTAATTTACAACTTAGTCGTACTCCACATAAAAAACCAACTATGAAAATCAATCCTGATATAAAAGATATCAATGATTTCAAAATGGAAGATTTTGAATTAGTTGATTATGTATGTGATGAACCAATTAAAGCACAAATGGCTGTATAA
- a CDS encoding dihydrofolate reductase, with amino-acid sequence MKISMIVAYGKNWEIGLNNQMLWHISEDFKNFKQITSGHHLLMGRKTFESIGKPLPNRTSLVLSKGDFEHEGVYTFNDIYKALDFARANGEEELFVIGGANIYETLFPYVDKMYLSEVDFEGEADAYLKEIDFSSWDLVEQKDYEEIKEGDKVKSPAWKFKVWVKKD; translated from the coding sequence ATGAAGATTTCAATGATAGTAGCCTATGGGAAAAACTGGGAAATAGGTTTAAACAACCAAATGTTATGGCATATAAGTGAAGATTTTAAAAACTTTAAACAAATAACTTCAGGTCATCATCTTTTAATGGGAAGAAAAACTTTTGAATCTATTGGTAAACCTCTTCCAAATAGAACTTCACTTGTATTAAGCAAAGGTGATTTTGAACATGAAGGTGTTTATACTTTTAATGATATTTACAAAGCTTTAGACTTTGCACGGGCAAATGGGGAAGAAGAACTATTTGTAATTGGTGGTGCAAATATCTATGAAACTTTATTCCCTTATGTTGATAAGATGTATTTAAGTGAAGTAGATTTTGAAGGTGAGGCAGATGCTTATTTAAAAGAGATTGATTTCTCTTCTTGGGATTTAGTAGAACAAAAAGATTATGAAGAAATCAAAGAGGGTGATAAGGTTAAATCACCAGCTTGGAAATTTAAAGTTTGGGTTAAAAAAGATTAA
- a CDS encoding bile acid:sodium symporter family protein, protein MLKKITTLFPIWAIIFSIIAYLQPSIVIDFKSWIIPLLILIMFCMGITLKVDDFRRVLKKPKIIALTVFLQFLIMPLAAFVISKLFSLSDELLVGMVLVGAVSGGTASNVIAYLAKADVALSITMTIVSTLLSILITPYLTLLYVGQTVPVPAFSMLLSILKIVFVPVVVGIILNHFFHKYIEKRHDLFAFLSIVSIVFIIGIIIGLNQSKIATIALPLMLAIMLHNFTGLLSGFYIAKFLGYEKKECKTVAIEVGMQNSGLAVVLSMKYFTALSALPGAIFSIWHNISGSIIAGYWSKEDEH, encoded by the coding sequence ATGCTTAAAAAAATAACTACACTTTTTCCTATATGGGCAATTATCTTTTCAATAATTGCATACTTACAACCTAGCATTGTAATTGATTTTAAATCTTGGATTATTCCTTTACTTATTTTGATAATGTTTTGTATGGGAATAACTTTAAAAGTAGATGATTTTAGAAGAGTTTTGAAAAAACCTAAAATCATTGCCTTAACTGTATTTTTACAATTTTTGATTATGCCCCTTGCTGCTTTTGTTATTTCAAAACTTTTTAGTCTTTCAGATGAATTACTTGTTGGGATGGTTTTAGTTGGTGCAGTTTCAGGTGGAACAGCTTCAAATGTAATTGCATATTTAGCAAAAGCTGATGTTGCTTTATCTATTACTATGACTATAGTTTCAACGCTTTTATCAATACTCATTACACCATATTTGACTTTACTTTATGTAGGACAAACAGTTCCTGTACCTGCTTTTAGTATGTTGTTGAGTATCTTAAAAATAGTATTTGTTCCTGTTGTTGTAGGGATTATTTTAAATCACTTCTTCCATAAATACATAGAAAAAAGACATGATTTATTTGCTTTTCTTTCTATAGTTTCTATTGTATTTATTATTGGAATTATCATTGGATTAAATCAAAGCAAAATAGCAACTATTGCATTACCTTTAATGCTTGCTATTATGCTTCATAATTTTACAGGATTATTATCTGGGTTTTACATAGCTAAATTTTTAGGATATGAAAAAAAGGAATGCAAAACAGTAGCTATTGAAGTTGGTATGCAAAACTCAGGCTTAGCAGTTGTATTATCAATGAAGTATTTTACTGCTTTAAGTGCATTGCCTGGAGCAATTTTTAGTATTTGGCACAATATCTCTGGTTCGATTATTGCAGGATATTGGTCAAAAGAAGATGAACACTAA
- a CDS encoding glycosyltransferase, with amino-acid sequence MSRLLYITDQDEYTDHSFIGPLFEKHLNDYIQTDIVYFSEFKTELEKKDDRRFVLPKLEATKILSLLKKAEINPTIYDYIIVRNNAAILKAILQESKTYNYKVGYRLSFPKEIEKMEVDKANNKSSFLKYLNTTINSFSETKYINQCDIFLPSSDLMKEEYYEAVKVKTFVCPPCLDPDELKENKQHQSNEKRFFYAGTIDKLRDFETVINAFDSVKSSSWKLTISTKNPENAKAIIKSFPTLENKIEIVNTKTKEELLKYISEADIGICVLPDIPLFSTSTPTKIMDYYSTAIPCLMTNNANNYTLFTDNHDAWFCKFDKYSIKTRLEEIIDLSKEEIADIGKKGQTRLLEIRNYKKVANKLAETLELL; translated from the coding sequence ATGAGTAGACTTCTTTATATAACAGACCAAGATGAATATACTGACCACAGTTTTATTGGTCCTTTGTTTGAAAAACATTTAAATGATTATATCCAAACTGATATAGTTTATTTTAGTGAATTCAAAACTGAACTAGAAAAAAAAGATGATAGGCGTTTTGTTTTACCTAAGTTAGAAGCAACAAAAATCTTGAGTTTATTGAAAAAAGCAGAAATAAATCCTACTATTTATGACTATATTATAGTTAGAAACAATGCAGCTATTTTAAAAGCAATTTTACAAGAAAGTAAAACTTATAACTATAAAGTTGGATATAGGCTTTCATTTCCAAAAGAGATAGAAAAAATGGAAGTGGATAAAGCAAATAATAAATCTAGTTTTCTAAAATATCTAAACACTACAATCAATAGTTTTTCTGAAACAAAATACATAAACCAATGTGATATTTTTTTACCTTCTTCTGATTTGATGAAAGAAGAGTATTATGAAGCAGTAAAAGTAAAAACTTTTGTTTGTCCTCCTTGTTTAGACCCAGATGAATTAAAAGAAAACAAACAACACCAATCAAATGAAAAAAGATTTTTCTATGCAGGGACAATTGATAAACTAAGGGATTTCGAAACAGTTATAAATGCTTTTGATAGTGTAAAAAGTTCTTCCTGGAAATTAACTATTTCTACAAAGAATCCAGAAAATGCAAAAGCAATAATAAAATCTTTTCCAACATTAGAAAATAAAATAGAAATTGTAAATACAAAGACAAAAGAAGAGTTATTAAAATACATTTCTGAAGCTGATATTGGAATATGTGTATTGCCTGATATACCACTATTTAGTACTTCTACCCCTACTAAAATCATGGATTATTATTCTACTGCCATTCCTTGTTTGATGACAAACAATGCAAATAACTATACTTTATTTACAGATAATCATGATGCTTGGTTTTGTAAGTTTGATAAATACTCTATAAAAACTAGACTTGAAGAGATAATTGATTTATCAAAAGAAGAGATTGCAGATATTGGTAAAAAAGGTCAAACTAGACTTTTAGAAATAAGAAATTATAAAAAAGTTGCAAATAAGTTAGCTGAAACACTAGAGCTTTTATAA
- a CDS encoding amino acid ABC transporter ATP-binding protein: protein MISMNKINKFFDDFHVLKNINFYVKKGEIVVVCGPSGSGKSTLIRCINGLEDIDEGEIIVDNIDIHKSKKNLQEIRGEVGMVFQHFNLFPHLTILENITLAPSLVKNVNKEEAKKIALELLDKVRLKDKANSYPADLSGGQKQRIAIARSLAMKPKVILFDEPTSALDPETIGDVLAVMKDLAKENFTLVCVTHEMGFAKEVGDRIVFMDHGVIVEENTPKEFFENPRSDRAKKFLKEILTH from the coding sequence ATTATTAGTATGAATAAAATTAATAAATTTTTTGACGACTTTCATGTTTTAAAAAATATTAATTTCTATGTAAAAAAAGGTGAAATTGTTGTTGTTTGTGGACCATCAGGTTCTGGAAAATCAACACTAATTAGATGTATCAATGGTCTAGAAGATATTGATGAAGGTGAAATCATAGTTGATAATATTGATATTCATAAAAGTAAAAAGAACCTACAAGAGATTAGAGGTGAAGTTGGAATGGTTTTTCAACACTTTAATCTATTTCCTCACTTAACTATTTTAGAAAATATCACTCTTGCACCATCTTTAGTAAAAAATGTAAATAAAGAAGAGGCAAAAAAGATTGCTTTAGAACTACTAGATAAAGTAAGATTAAAAGACAAGGCTAATTCATATCCTGCTGATTTAAGTGGTGGACAAAAACAAAGAATTGCCATAGCAAGAAGTTTAGCAATGAAACCAAAAGTTATACTTTTTGATGAACCTACATCAGCCCTTGATCCAGAAACAATAGGTGATGTACTTGCAGTTATGAAAGATTTAGCAAAGGAAAACTTTACTTTAGTTTGTGTTACTCATGAAATGGGTTTTGCAAAAGAAGTAGGTGATAGAATCGTATTTATGGATCACGGAGTTATTGTAGAAGAGAATACTCCAAAAGAATTTTTTGAAAATCCAAGAAGTGATAGAGCAAAGAAATTCTTAAAAGAAATATTAACACATTAA
- a CDS encoding transporter substrate-binding domain-containing protein, whose translation MIKRNGILFTGKKLVLALMVFATMNLLADDINLWKKSTLNEIVKRGELRACLDPGYMPFEMKDKRGRIIGYDIDYGKKMAKEMGVKFTPVATAFDGIIASLLTGKCDIIMSAMTITQQRNLKINFANPYTVLGQTVLISKELEGKVTEASQLDKKGYTIVTKLGVTGEIVAKKFFKNAKVVTFETEPDALSEVLNGKADAFIYDKPYNILFMTDKGKGKLVHLDTPLTYEPLGWAIRKGDPDFLNWLNNFLRQTQEDKLVDFHGKLNKKWLQDTDWLKRVQ comes from the coding sequence GTGATAAAAAGAAATGGAATCCTGTTCACAGGTAAAAAATTAGTACTAGCTTTAATGGTATTTGCAACAATGAATTTACTTGCAGATGATATTAACCTTTGGAAGAAATCTACATTAAATGAGATTGTTAAAAGAGGGGAATTAAGAGCTTGTTTAGACCCAGGATATATGCCTTTTGAAATGAAAGATAAAAGAGGTAGAATTATTGGTTATGATATTGACTATGGTAAAAAAATGGCAAAAGAAATGGGTGTAAAGTTTACTCCTGTAGCGACTGCTTTTGATGGTATTATTGCATCACTTTTAACTGGTAAATGTGATATTATTATGTCAGCAATGACTATTACTCAACAAAGAAATTTAAAGATTAATTTTGCTAACCCATATACTGTACTTGGACAAACTGTTTTAATCTCTAAAGAATTAGAAGGTAAAGTTACTGAAGCAAGCCAATTAGATAAAAAAGGTTATACAATTGTTACAAAACTAGGTGTAACTGGTGAGATTGTTGCAAAGAAATTCTTTAAAAATGCAAAAGTAGTAACTTTTGAAACTGAACCAGATGCACTTTCAGAAGTATTAAATGGAAAAGCTGATGCATTTATCTATGATAAACCATATAATATTTTATTTATGACTGATAAAGGTAAAGGTAAATTAGTACACTTAGATACGCCATTAACTTATGAGCCATTAGGTTGGGCTATTAGAAAAGGTGATCCAGATTTCCTTAATTGGCTAAACAACTTCTTAAGACAAACACAAGAAGATAAACTAGTTGATTTCCATGGAAAATTAAATAAAAAATGGTTACAAGATACAGATTGGTTAAAAAGAGTTCAATAA
- a CDS encoding amino acid ABC transporter permease: protein MSKKHESWAQNKKLGHFIALAFYIAVGYFFYLAATNMNYVWKWNSIPKYFVYEKVVNVEAPIDGKLVLKDGKYFIEGTDTVQLENLDSSFSLEYKVGEYAYQFDVIASKTNTKLGPILQGLWVTLKVSFFAAILTFIIGIIVALMKLSSYQFLKDIATVYITLVRGTPLLVQIFLFYFIVANIFELDRFIAGVLALGIFFGAYMAEVLRGAIQSIDKGQLEAASSLGISKTQAMRYIILPQAFKRALPTLVGEMIALVKDSSLVSVIAITDLTKVGKEIVSNTFSPFETWIIVALVYLCITSLLSFIGHKIEKRMALKGGMS, encoded by the coding sequence ATGAGTAAAAAACACGAATCTTGGGCACAAAACAAAAAGCTAGGGCATTTTATTGCTCTAGCTTTTTATATTGCAGTTGGATATTTCTTTTATCTAGCCGCAACAAATATGAACTACGTATGGAAATGGAACTCTATTCCTAAATATTTTGTTTATGAAAAAGTTGTAAATGTTGAAGCTCCTATAGATGGAAAACTAGTATTAAAAGATGGAAAATACTTTATTGAAGGAACTGATACAGTTCAGTTAGAAAATTTAGATAGTAGTTTTTCATTAGAGTATAAAGTAGGAGAATATGCATATCAGTTTGATGTAATTGCTTCAAAAACTAATACAAAACTAGGTCCAATATTGCAAGGACTTTGGGTAACATTAAAAGTATCCTTTTTTGCAGCAATATTGACTTTTATAATAGGTATTATCGTTGCCCTTATGAAACTATCTTCATATCAATTTTTAAAAGATATTGCAACAGTATATATTACACTTGTTAGGGGAACACCTTTATTAGTACAAATTTTCTTATTCTATTTCATAGTTGCAAATATTTTTGAACTTGATAGATTTATCGCTGGGGTATTAGCTCTTGGTATTTTCTTTGGTGCTTATATGGCAGAAGTTTTAAGAGGGGCTATTCAATCTATTGATAAAGGGCAACTTGAAGCTGCTAGTTCTCTTGGTATTTCAAAAACACAAGCTATGAGATATATTATTTTACCTCAAGCCTTTAAACGAGCCTTACCAACATTGGTTGGAGAGATGATTGCTTTAGTTAAAGACTCTTCTTTAGTTTCTGTTATTGCTATTACAGATTTAACTAAAGTAGGAAAAGAGATTGTATCAAATACTTTCTCACCCTTTGAAACATGGATTATCGTTGCATTGGTTTATTTATGTATCACTTCTTTATTAAGTTTTATAGGACATAAAATAGAAAAAAGAATGGCTTTAAAAGGTGGGATGAGTTAA
- a CDS encoding MarC family protein: MEILSNFIQQTITIFAIMDPIGISALALSLLSTNITKNQISTIARKSTFTIIIAFFVVLITGDGILRVFGIGENSLKVMGGIILLMMAISMVNGSAKEGKKDDNKSDEELSVIPIGIPIAFGAGLFTTIVIFKHDAKTFTDLISITFAFCINALLFYLILKNSIYIRKLFGVTGQNVVTKLMGLIVGAIAVQFIISGIVSLTKLYL; encoded by the coding sequence TTGGAAATATTATCTAATTTTATCCAACAAACCATTACTATCTTCGCTATTATGGACCCAATAGGGATAAGCGCTTTAGCCTTATCTTTGTTGAGTACAAATATTACAAAAAATCAAATATCAACAATTGCAAGAAAATCTACTTTTACAATTATTATTGCATTTTTTGTAGTACTTATTACTGGGGATGGAATTTTAAGAGTCTTTGGTATTGGTGAAAATTCACTTAAAGTTATGGGTGGAATTATTCTTCTTATGATGGCAATTTCTATGGTAAATGGAAGTGCAAAAGAGGGTAAAAAAGATGATAATAAAAGTGATGAAGAACTTTCAGTTATACCTATAGGTATTCCTATTGCTTTTGGGGCTGGATTATTTACTACTATTGTTATTTTTAAACATGATGCAAAAACTTTTACTGATTTAATATCTATTACTTTTGCTTTTTGTATAAATGCACTTTTATTTTATTTAATATTAAAAAACTCTATTTATATTAGAAAACTTTTTGGCGTTACAGGACAAAATGTAGTAACAAAACTTATGGGATTAATTGTTGGAGCAATTGCAGTACAATTTATAATCTCAGGAATAGTCAGTCTTACAAAACTATATTTATAA
- a CDS encoding LysE/ArgO family amino acid transporter: MILDIFLKGFIVTISLIVAIGAQNAYILKLGLLKQHVGKAVLFCIFSDIFLISLGVFGLGFFIKDNQILINSIAIFGIVFLCFYAFLSFKSAFKNESLKIDDEVKTNPLRQVLTLLFVFTYLNPHAYLDTILLIGGIGANIEDDLKLFFLLGSLSASSFWFITLGFSARFLIPLFKKPITWKILDISIGLIMLVIAYSLLEIIE, translated from the coding sequence ATGATATTAGACATATTTTTAAAAGGTTTTATTGTAACAATATCTTTGATTGTTGCAATTGGAGCTCAAAATGCATATATTCTAAAACTTGGGCTTTTGAAACAACATGTAGGAAAAGCAGTACTTTTTTGTATTTTTTCAGATATTTTTCTTATTTCGCTGGGTGTTTTTGGATTAGGTTTTTTTATAAAAGACAATCAAATTTTAATAAACTCAATTGCTATTTTTGGAATTGTATTTTTATGTTTTTATGCTTTTTTATCTTTTAAATCGGCATTTAAAAATGAGAGTTTAAAGATTGATGATGAGGTAAAAACAAATCCATTAAGACAAGTGCTAACTTTACTTTTTGTTTTCACATATTTAAATCCACATGCATATCTTGATACTATTTTATTAATTGGTGGAATTGGAGCAAATATTGAAGATGATTTAAAGTTGTTTTTTTTATTAGGAAGTTTATCGGCTTCTTCATTTTGGTTTATTACATTAGGCTTTTCAGCAAGATTTTTAATTCCATTATTTAAAAAGCCAATTACATGGAAGATACTTGATATTTCAATTGGATTAATTATGCTAGTAATTGCATATTCACTTCTTGAAATAATTGAATAA